In Enterocloster clostridioformis, one genomic interval encodes:
- a CDS encoding IS256 family transposase — MTEGKRNIVHQLLEEYDIQTAEDIQEALKDLLGSTLKEMMEAEMDEHLGYGRSERSDSDDYRNGYKPKRINSSFGSMDIQVPQDRKSTFEPQVVRKRQKDISGIDQKIISMYAKGMTTRQISDTLMDIYGFEASEGFISDVTDKILPQIEDWQNRPLEEVYPVVYIDAIHYSVREDGVIRKLAAYVILGLTLEGKKEVLSIQIGENESSKYWLCVLNELKNRGVKDILILCSDGLTGIKEAITAAFPKTEQQRCIVHMVRNTLKYVSDKDRKAFATDLKTIYHAANEEKALEALEKVTEKWTPKYPNSMKRWHDNWDVVSPIFKFSMEVRKVIYTTNAIESLNSTYRKLNRQRSVFPGSTALLKALYLATFEATKKWTMPIRNWGQVYGELSIMYEGRLPE, encoded by the coding sequence ATGACGGAGGGGAAAAGGAACATCGTCCATCAGCTCCTGGAAGAGTATGACATCCAGACTGCGGAGGATATCCAGGAAGCCCTCAAAGACCTGCTGGGGAGCACCCTGAAGGAGATGATGGAAGCGGAGATGGATGAGCATCTCGGCTATGGGAGGTCAGAACGGTCGGATTCGGATGATTACCGCAATGGCTACAAGCCCAAGCGGATCAACAGCAGCTTCGGGAGCATGGACATCCAGGTGCCCCAGGACAGGAAGTCCACGTTTGAACCCCAGGTGGTAAGAAAGCGCCAGAAGGACATTTCCGGCATTGACCAGAAGATCATATCCATGTATGCAAAAGGCATGACAACCCGCCAAATCTCGGATACCTTGATGGACATTTATGGTTTTGAGGCTTCGGAAGGGTTCATCTCGGACGTGACGGACAAGATACTGCCGCAGATTGAAGACTGGCAGAACCGCCCGCTGGAGGAAGTCTATCCCGTGGTCTACATCGACGCAATCCATTATTCCGTGCGGGAGGACGGGGTAATCCGCAAGCTTGCCGCCTATGTCATCCTCGGCCTTACGCTGGAAGGTAAAAAGGAAGTCCTGAGCATACAGATCGGGGAGAATGAAAGCTCCAAGTACTGGCTCTGCGTTCTGAACGAGTTGAAGAACCGCGGTGTGAAGGATATCCTCATTCTCTGCTCGGACGGGCTCACGGGCATTAAGGAAGCCATAACGGCGGCATTCCCGAAGACGGAGCAGCAGCGCTGCATCGTACATATGGTACGGAACACGCTGAAATACGTCTCCGACAAGGACCGGAAAGCATTTGCCACGGACCTGAAAACCATCTACCATGCCGCAAACGAGGAAAAGGCGCTGGAGGCGCTGGAGAAGGTGACGGAAAAGTGGACGCCAAAGTACCCCAACTCAATGAAACGCTGGCATGACAACTGGGATGTGGTATCCCCCATCTTCAAGTTTTCCATGGAGGTCAGGAAGGTGATCTATACTACCAACGCGATCGAGAGCCTCAACTCTACCTACCGGAAGCTCAACCGCCAGCGGAGCGTGTTCCCGGGCAGCACGGCGCTCTTAAAGGCTCTGTACCTGGCCACGTTCGAGGCGACGAAGAAGTGGACCATGCCCATCCGCAACTGGGGGCAGGTCTATGGGGAACTGTCCATTATGTACGAAGGCAGACTGCCGGAATAA
- the tnpA gene encoding IS66 family insertion sequence element accessory protein TnpA produces MMEVIPINTNDNVTSKADLWADRFHAFQESGLSRKEWCQQNGIPQSTLGYWIRKLQSEAAETESASDPVFAKLPSEHELHFSTAGTGKPPVMICLPENIRIEVAADCPARLLTALLQALKNYA; encoded by the coding sequence ATGATGGAGGTGATACCAATAAATACGAATGACAATGTAACCTCAAAGGCTGACCTTTGGGCAGACCGGTTCCATGCTTTCCAGGAAAGCGGTTTATCCCGCAAAGAATGGTGTCAGCAGAATGGAATCCCACAGTCTACACTGGGTTACTGGATCCGAAAGCTCCAGTCAGAAGCAGCTGAGACAGAAAGTGCTTCTGATCCGGTGTTTGCAAAGCTCCCTTCGGAACATGAACTCCATTTCAGTACAGCAGGTACAGGAAAACCTCCTGTGATGATCTGTCTCCCGGAAAATATCCGGATTGAAGTTGCTGCGGACTGTCCAGCCAGACTGTTGACTGCCCTGCTTCAGGCCTTAAAGAACTATGCTTGA
- a CDS encoding nuclease-related domain-containing protein: MDINELYNIYQGNPEKFKKIVLYRNLLGSPISYNYKDSDLESLVQMIMSMDEKYETDFGFMMMELGLAYEAIYSNMKKNNAAREKTEFMNYPLDYQLRALISFFEDQHKLGIELNDIDGKKPFTGIKHLVANVESEIYPGMRYSTSQNSENLIELIDYSIPYLYYYDSNFEKPCDNLTYEQCLRCPDIMEFVHHSNFCELANGLWSLYIYKDYSVKLGKTDTDDDIIVFAPNSNEASLIDFVAGIRREARRFQNSIDLLISNQNRIIYGNKFIIRLAKRIKLDLWRSIFELELEVYLRCNLSANCTMKIIKQTDIFPAYLRQTLPYGKLNDFLEVHEFLLTMSEIYSNILNHNWKEIERDRFNYLCPVVDIDLLIKSFSRLYGKSLNTAAKLVEWFIYYPQRGKEGDLFSKPLVQISGKRVLFAPNLIQQINITRMLEQIMLDYKIKRAAIGDEYESYLRNQLSQSSLWNVYTDKIEFKSSIGNTDFDVIALFDNHVVIIEIKHLVTPYDPKRYYEDRQEIKKAIKQLKLRKQVLLRDWALIRDITKGFLPPEPYPEERMIQLVCTNIDSFTSLEIDGIRIVDESVLIRFFSDNGQYVKIWSGSKIYKKEKIWENSQPTIDDFKRYIASPTAVKWYREVVKRKNLTIPRYGEGDYLGTVNYICK; the protein is encoded by the coding sequence ATGGACATTAATGAACTATACAACATATATCAAGGAAATCCGGAGAAATTTAAAAAGATTGTATTGTATCGCAACCTTCTTGGCTCGCCAATTTCATATAATTACAAAGATTCAGATTTAGAATCTTTAGTACAGATGATAATGTCAATGGATGAAAAATATGAAACAGACTTTGGATTTATGATGATGGAACTGGGGTTGGCTTATGAGGCTATTTATAGTAACATGAAAAAAAATAATGCTGCCAGAGAAAAGACGGAATTTATGAACTATCCATTGGATTATCAATTGAGGGCATTAATTTCGTTTTTTGAGGATCAGCATAAACTTGGTATTGAGTTGAATGACATAGATGGTAAAAAGCCATTCACAGGGATAAAGCATTTGGTTGCAAATGTAGAATCTGAAATCTATCCTGGTATGAGATATTCAACATCACAGAATAGTGAAAATCTAATAGAACTGATAGATTATTCAATTCCTTATTTATATTATTATGACAGTAATTTTGAAAAACCTTGCGATAATCTAACATATGAGCAATGTTTGCGATGTCCGGATATTATGGAGTTCGTTCATCATTCAAATTTTTGTGAATTAGCAAACGGATTATGGTCCCTTTATATATATAAAGATTACTCTGTTAAACTTGGAAAAACGGATACAGATGATGATATTATAGTTTTCGCGCCCAATTCCAATGAAGCGAGTTTAATTGATTTTGTTGCAGGAATACGCAGAGAGGCCAGAAGATTCCAAAATAGTATTGATTTATTGATATCAAATCAAAATAGAATAATTTATGGAAATAAGTTTATAATACGCCTTGCCAAGAGAATAAAGTTGGATTTGTGGAGAAGCATTTTTGAACTGGAATTGGAGGTCTACCTGCGTTGTAATTTATCTGCTAACTGCACAATGAAAATTATAAAGCAGACGGATATTTTTCCAGCCTATTTAAGGCAAACATTACCATATGGTAAATTGAATGATTTCCTAGAAGTTCATGAATTTTTATTGACAATGAGTGAAATATATTCAAATATCTTAAATCATAATTGGAAAGAAATTGAACGTGATCGATTTAATTATCTATGTCCAGTAGTTGATATTGATTTGTTAATCAAAAGTTTTTCACGATTATATGGCAAGAGTTTAAATACGGCTGCTAAGCTGGTGGAGTGGTTTATATATTATCCGCAACGCGGGAAAGAGGGCGATTTATTCTCAAAACCGTTGGTTCAAATAAGTGGTAAAAGGGTTTTATTTGCCCCTAATTTGATTCAACAAATTAATATAACCCGGATGCTTGAGCAGATTATGCTGGATTATAAAATAAAGCGGGCGGCAATCGGAGATGAGTATGAATCCTATTTAAGAAATCAATTGTCGCAGTCTTCCTTATGGAATGTCTATACAGATAAGATAGAATTTAAATCATCTATAGGAAATACAGATTTTGATGTTATAGCTTTATTTGATAATCATGTTGTGATAATTGAAATAAAGCATCTGGTGACACCTTACGATCCCAAACGTTACTATGAAGACCGCCAAGAGATAAAGAAGGCCATAAAACAGCTTAAACTAAGAAAGCAGGTTTTATTAAGGGATTGGGCATTGATTAGAGATATAACCAAAGGATTTCTTCCTCCTGAACCTTATCCGGAAGAACGAATGATTCAATTGGTCTGCACGAATATAGATAGCTTTACATCGCTGGAAATTGATGGCATAAGAATTGTCGATGAGTCCGTTCTAATCAGGTTTTTTTCTGACAATGGCCAGTATGTAAAGATATGGAGTGGGTCGAAGATTTATAAAAAAGAGAAAATATGGGAAAATAGCCAACCAACCATCGATGATTTCAAGAGATATATTGCTTCTCCGACTGCGGTGAAATGGTATAGGGAGGTTGTAAAAAGAAAAAATTTAACAATACCAAGATATGGAGAAGGAGATTATCTTGGCACGGTAAATTATATTTGTAAGTAG
- a CDS encoding nucleotide sugar dehydrogenase, translated as MNIAVAGLGYVGLANAVLLAQHHKVTGVDIMKDKVELINNGCSPIEDRELERYLKKGNLDLKVTTDGESAYKEAEYVIISTPTNYDPVKNYFDTTTVESAISQVKAVNPNAIIVIKSTVPVGYTEEIRKKLNYRNIMFSPEFLREGKALYDNLYPSRIIVGTELNDRVLLNKAHLFANMLENGARKKEIPVLLTNSTEAEAVKLFANTYLALRISFFNELDTYGEARNLNTRQIIEGVCLDPRIGNHYNNPSFGYGGYCLPKDTKQLLANYKDIPEQLIRAIVESNRIRKDFVAQRILERVGNKVYESEGCTVGIFRLTMKAGSDNFRQSSIQGVMRRLKRHGIRMIVYEPALKEGQFCDCPVEKSLEDFKEKSHIIIANRYSDELADVMEKVYTRDIYYRD; from the coding sequence ATGAATATTGCAGTTGCAGGGTTGGGGTATGTTGGACTAGCCAATGCTGTTCTTTTGGCACAACATCATAAGGTCACAGGCGTGGACATTATGAAGGACAAGGTCGAATTAATAAACAATGGTTGTTCACCGATTGAAGACAGGGAATTAGAGCGGTATCTAAAAAAAGGAAATTTAGATCTTAAGGTCACGACAGATGGAGAATCAGCTTATAAAGAAGCTGAATATGTGATTATCAGCACGCCTACCAATTATGACCCGGTTAAAAACTATTTTGATACTACTACAGTGGAAAGTGCCATAAGCCAGGTCAAGGCTGTAAACCCCAATGCCATAATTGTTATCAAGTCAACCGTTCCTGTGGGCTATACAGAGGAGATTCGTAAAAAGCTGAATTATAGAAATATCATGTTTTCACCCGAGTTTCTGAGAGAAGGAAAAGCCTTATACGACAATTTATATCCTTCCAGAATTATTGTGGGAACAGAGTTAAATGACAGAGTCCTGCTAAATAAAGCGCATCTGTTTGCAAATATGCTGGAGAATGGGGCCCGGAAGAAAGAAATTCCAGTGCTTCTCACCAATAGTACGGAAGCAGAAGCAGTAAAGTTGTTTGCCAATACATATCTGGCGCTGCGGATTTCATTTTTTAATGAACTGGACACTTATGGAGAGGCAAGGAATTTAAATACCAGACAGATTATTGAAGGCGTATGTCTCGACCCAAGAATAGGGAATCATTATAACAATCCCTCCTTTGGATACGGTGGATATTGTCTGCCTAAGGATACAAAGCAGCTTCTGGCGAATTATAAAGATATTCCGGAACAGTTAATAAGGGCGATTGTGGAATCCAACCGTATACGAAAGGACTTTGTAGCCCAGAGGATATTGGAAAGGGTGGGGAACAAAGTGTATGAATCAGAGGGATGCACGGTAGGAATTTTCCGCCTCACCATGAAAGCAGGCTCGGATAACTTCCGTCAATCGTCCATACAAGGTGTTATGCGCCGTCTCAAAAGGCATGGAATAAGGATGATAGTATATGAACCTGCATTAAAAGAAGGTCAGTTCTGTGACTGTCCGGTAGAGAAATCATTGGAGGATTTTAAGGAAAAATCGCATATTATTATAGCCAACCGGTATAGTGACGAATTGGCTGATGTGATGGAAAAGGTTTATACAAGGGATATTTATTATAGGGATTGA
- a CDS encoding radical SAM/SPASM domain-containing protein → MKKQDLFFILGPELISYRLNRWFGYKDFQPITLTYSVTAACQSKCKTCQIGAMFCQDPSRAKKDLRLDEIEKIFKNMRPVYFFNMSGGEPFLRPDLPEIVELACKYIKPRVVHTPTNGIMTERIAEHTEKIIRIVRQYDKNVPVTVKPSIDGVGKLHDEIRGVEGNFNQLLKTIVSLKRLEDCYDNFHLELGTVVSNFNIDYLDEIEDFVHGLGVESYRNEVAECRTEFFNLGDNITPPAEVYQKLIKEFAGKVEDNIGSKKSLAKTTEALRVVYYEIAGKILETGKQVIPCYAGVSNVHINYDGGVWPCCVLGYEKEMGNLRDYEYDFQKLWRSPKAEEVRAYIKSQNCACPLANQGYSNILMHVPSLVKAGRKMLEFSRK, encoded by the coding sequence ATGAAAAAACAAGACTTATTTTTTATATTAGGGCCGGAATTGATTTCTTATAGGTTAAACCGTTGGTTTGGATACAAAGATTTCCAGCCCATAACATTGACCTATTCAGTGACAGCAGCATGTCAGTCAAAATGTAAAACATGCCAGATTGGAGCTATGTTCTGTCAGGATCCATCCAGAGCCAAAAAAGATTTGAGACTGGATGAGATTGAAAAGATATTTAAGAATATGAGACCGGTTTATTTTTTCAATATGAGCGGCGGAGAGCCGTTTCTCAGACCAGATTTGCCGGAAATCGTGGAACTGGCATGTAAATATATAAAGCCAAGGGTAGTACATACCCCTACCAACGGAATTATGACAGAAAGAATCGCAGAGCATACGGAAAAAATCATCAGAATCGTCCGTCAGTATGATAAAAACGTGCCTGTGACCGTCAAACCCTCTATTGACGGAGTGGGAAAATTACACGATGAAATCCGTGGTGTAGAGGGGAATTTTAACCAGCTTTTAAAGACAATTGTATCACTTAAAAGACTAGAAGATTGCTATGATAATTTTCATTTGGAATTGGGAACCGTTGTATCCAATTTTAATATTGACTATCTGGATGAAATAGAGGATTTCGTTCATGGACTGGGCGTGGAGAGTTACCGGAATGAAGTGGCGGAATGCCGCACAGAGTTTTTTAACCTGGGAGACAATATAACCCCGCCGGCGGAGGTTTATCAGAAACTGATTAAGGAATTCGCAGGAAAAGTAGAGGACAATATTGGGTCAAAGAAATCATTAGCCAAGACAACAGAAGCACTGCGTGTGGTTTATTATGAAATTGCAGGGAAGATATTAGAAACGGGAAAGCAGGTGATTCCATGTTATGCGGGAGTTTCCAATGTCCATATCAATTATGATGGAGGGGTGTGGCCATGCTGTGTTCTTGGATATGAGAAGGAGATGGGTAACCTGAGAGATTATGAGTATGATTTCCAGAAATTATGGCGTTCTCCCAAGGCTGAAGAGGTGAGAGCCTATATAAAATCTCAAAACTGCGCCTGCCCATTAGCCAATCAGGGATATTCAAATATTCTGATGCATGTACCTTCCCTGGTGAAAGCTGGCAGAAAGATGTTGGAGTTTTCCCGTAAATGA
- a CDS encoding methyltransferase domain-containing protein, with protein sequence MEKEVFGVIYERFSVGRKLSSFGVKHDIKTVLEMPAHGAKAMPSIYSLGFGTCAQKITLVNGNPKYISEWKKIGAAHKIEWVHEDDILQSSFQDKSYDFVWNFAYLPTCPEPDKLIEEMKRISKKYVAVFSVNAGNIGFPVHRLVHKKTGIPWTHGDIRYNKRGFIRKRLEKHGLTIVETGFVDCPVWPDSLGFRDVRLHRMNVDFNTMDWETPYTQMLAQNRFPLWIKLVYLVEKLPMPKKIKSIHSHINYTIAKVEK encoded by the coding sequence GTGGAAAAAGAGGTATTTGGCGTAATATATGAACGGTTTTCCGTGGGGCGGAAACTATCTTCATTTGGAGTGAAACATGATATAAAGACAGTGCTGGAAATGCCGGCTCACGGAGCTAAGGCCATGCCATCTATTTATTCCTTAGGATTTGGAACGTGTGCACAAAAGATTACACTGGTTAACGGCAATCCCAAATATATATCTGAGTGGAAAAAGATTGGTGCGGCGCACAAAATAGAATGGGTTCATGAAGATGACATTTTGCAAAGCTCCTTTCAGGACAAGTCCTATGATTTTGTATGGAATTTCGCATACCTTCCGACTTGTCCGGAGCCAGATAAGCTGATTGAGGAAATGAAACGTATCAGTAAAAAATATGTGGCTGTGTTCTCGGTTAACGCAGGAAATATTGGTTTTCCGGTCCACAGGCTTGTCCATAAAAAAACAGGGATTCCATGGACACATGGAGATATAAGGTACAACAAGCGCGGCTTTATAAGAAAAAGGTTAGAGAAACATGGGCTGACAATCGTGGAAACCGGTTTTGTGGATTGTCCGGTGTGGCCGGATTCTCTGGGATTTCGGGATGTGAGACTGCACAGGATGAATGTGGATTTTAACACAATGGATTGGGAAACTCCCTATACCCAGATGCTGGCTCAAAACAGATTTCCCCTATGGATAAAGCTGGTTTATCTTGTAGAAAAGCTGCCCATGCCAAAGAAGATAAAATCAATCCATTCTCATATTAATTATACCATTGCGAAAGTTGAGAAATAA
- a CDS encoding NAD-dependent epimerase/dehydratase family protein yields MRLLVTGATGFIGKHLTEALLLNGNEVVCVTRKKISDGEFSKPVENIICDLREIETIDDQMQGIDVVIHAAAQLGHYGIPYEYYYKVNYLATLKLAELAIKHRVKQFIFCSAPFVTGLEGRNVSEDAPYHPTNPYSETKMLAEQAVIQRCKNMMPYTILRPCFVYGAGDVRRTALYRSIKKKRFVLTTNGKAYLHPTYVSDIVDGFLLSVLNENAYNEIFNLGAEQDCTVKEYLECIAKYTGSSLIHMNIGYTMSVCLANVIDGISKVMFKKAGFVNKGRIDFLAKDHSCDISKARRVLGYAPQINLDTGIRLSVEWAKENGYL; encoded by the coding sequence ATGCGTTTACTAGTTACAGGAGCAACTGGATTCATAGGGAAACATCTTACGGAAGCATTGCTGTTAAATGGAAATGAAGTGGTATGTGTAACCAGAAAGAAAATATCCGATGGAGAGTTTTCAAAACCAGTGGAGAATATCATCTGTGATTTGCGGGAGATTGAAACGATAGATGACCAGATGCAGGGGATAGATGTGGTAATACATGCGGCGGCTCAATTAGGACATTATGGGATACCTTATGAATATTATTACAAGGTGAATTATCTTGCCACATTAAAACTGGCTGAACTGGCCATTAAACATAGAGTAAAGCAGTTCATATTTTGCAGCGCGCCATTTGTGACTGGTTTGGAAGGACGGAATGTATCGGAGGATGCCCCCTATCATCCCACCAACCCTTATAGTGAAACGAAAATGCTTGCGGAACAGGCGGTTATACAACGATGTAAGAATATGATGCCATATACTATTTTAAGGCCTTGCTTTGTTTATGGAGCAGGTGATGTGAGAAGGACTGCCTTATACAGAAGCATTAAAAAGAAGAGGTTTGTTCTGACTACAAATGGAAAGGCTTACCTTCATCCTACGTATGTGTCTGATATTGTTGATGGGTTTTTATTGTCTGTTCTGAATGAAAATGCGTATAATGAAATTTTTAATTTAGGCGCAGAACAAGACTGCACGGTCAAAGAATATTTGGAGTGTATAGCTAAATATACAGGAAGCAGTCTGATTCATATGAATATAGGATATACAATGTCTGTTTGTCTGGCAAATGTGATTGATGGAATATCAAAGGTTATGTTTAAAAAAGCTGGTTTTGTTAATAAAGGTAGAATTGATTTCCTGGCAAAAGATCATTCCTGTGATATAAGTAAGGCACGCAGGGTATTGGGATACGCACCCCAAATAAATCTGGATACCGGAATCAGGCTGTCAGTTGAATGGGCAAAGGAAAATGGGTATTTATAA
- a CDS encoding glycosyltransferase family 4 protein, protein MVKEQVMQRGMPMNDSKKRVVLIGPVYPYKGGISHYTSLMYRALSENYLVEMVSYRLQYPRFLFRKEQKDYSNDSFKIKGTKYWINTMAPWNWIECSKKIKQLKPDLIIIQWWHPYFTPCYLALACLLKRCRILFVCHNVLPHEHFPGDRFLTRMVLSRGNGFIVQSKKDAADLLQMIPEALYHQTVHPTYNAFKFSNITREESRKRLGIDSGYKVLLFFGFIREYKGLKHLIRALPAVVESCEQVKLLIVGDFGSDRESYLKLIDENSMADYIRICDGYIPDREVEPYFSACDLVILPYESATQSGIVQIAFGFEKTVVVTNVGGLPDVVQDGKTGYVVEAGNHTELAEAIIRYFKEGRAEEFTENVRKDAYRFSWDRMVEVVDKLDKMIDGGTGGCVY, encoded by the coding sequence ATAGTGAAGGAACAGGTGATGCAGAGGGGGATGCCCATGAATGATAGTAAGAAACGAGTTGTTCTGATTGGCCCTGTTTATCCGTATAAAGGGGGAATTTCACATTATACCAGCCTTATGTACCGTGCTCTTTCTGAAAATTATCTGGTTGAAATGGTGTCCTACCGGCTGCAGTATCCCCGATTCCTTTTTCGGAAGGAACAAAAGGATTACAGCAATGACAGTTTCAAAATAAAAGGGACCAAATACTGGATTAACACAATGGCTCCTTGGAATTGGATTGAGTGCAGCAAAAAAATCAAACAGCTAAAGCCGGATCTGATTATCATCCAATGGTGGCATCCATATTTTACCCCCTGTTATTTGGCATTGGCCTGTCTGTTAAAAAGGTGCAGAATTCTGTTTGTATGTCATAATGTATTACCTCATGAACATTTCCCGGGAGACCGATTTTTAACCCGAATGGTACTGTCCAGAGGAAACGGGTTTATTGTCCAGTCAAAGAAAGATGCAGCGGATTTGCTTCAGATGATTCCGGAGGCTCTGTATCATCAGACCGTCCATCCCACTTATAATGCGTTTAAATTCAGTAATATAACCAGGGAAGAAAGCAGAAAACGGCTGGGTATTGATAGCGGGTACAAAGTGCTGTTGTTCTTTGGTTTTATAAGGGAATATAAAGGCCTGAAGCATCTTATAAGAGCGCTGCCCGCCGTGGTGGAATCATGTGAACAGGTAAAGCTGTTGATTGTGGGGGATTTTGGTAGTGACAGGGAGAGCTATTTGAAGCTGATTGATGAAAATTCCATGGCAGATTATATAAGAATATGTGATGGCTACATACCTGACCGGGAGGTCGAACCATATTTTTCAGCCTGCGATTTAGTTATTCTGCCTTATGAAAGCGCCACGCAGAGTGGAATCGTGCAGATTGCCTTTGGATTTGAAAAAACAGTGGTGGTTACCAATGTGGGCGGGCTGCCTGACGTGGTCCAGGATGGAAAAACCGGATACGTGGTGGAGGCTGGGAACCATACAGAATTGGCAGAGGCGATAATCCGCTATTTTAAAGAAGGAAGGGCGGAAGAATTCACGGAAAATGTACGAAAAGATGCGTATCGGTTTTCCTGGGACAGAATGGTTGAGGTGGTGGACAAGCTGGACAAAATGATAGATGGAGGTACGGGAGGATGCGTTTACTAG